The Apium graveolens cultivar Ventura chromosome 11, ASM990537v1, whole genome shotgun sequence genome has a window encoding:
- the LOC141697287 gene encoding SEC12-like protein 1 codes for MEGKVGCASWIRRPENAHLVVLGTAKLLNRPASLQIFNFDPVTTSLSQSPKASYEFEEGSEALNIAVHPSGDLFIVSTTSGHCMLFEFYGQQLSPKELHPLQGVGQQKCLAFSTDGSKFATGGVDGHLRIFEWPSMRVILDEPKAHKSFNDMDFSLDSEFLASTSTDGSARIWKTDDGVPITSLTRNSDEKFELCRFSKDGTKPFLFCTVQKGFKALTSVWDISNWTKIGHKRLLRKPASVMSISLDGKYLAQGSKDGDVCVIDVKKMEICHWSKRLHSGSSIASLDFCPSERVVLTTSSEWGAIVTKLSVPADWKDWQIYLVLLGLFLASAVAFYIFFEKSDLFWNFPLGKDQTTRPKINTILGDPQSEDWGAFGPLDII; via the exons atggAGGGAAAAGTAGGCTGTGCGTCGTGGATCCGACGGCCAGAAAACGCCCATCTCGTCGTCTTGGGAACCGCGAAGCTCCTCAATCGTCCTGCTTCCCTTCAAATTTTCAATTTCGATCCTGTTACTACTTCTCTTTCCCAATCTCCTAAG GCGAGTTATGAATTCGAGGAAGGGAGTGAAGCTTTAAATATAGCTGTGCATCCTAGTGGCGACCTTTTTATTGTCTCCACTACTTCTGGACACTGCAT GTTGTTTGAGTTTTATGGTCAACAACTGTCGCCAAAAGAATTACATCCCCTTCAAGGTGTAGGTCAGCAAAAATGTCTTGCTTTTAGCACTGATGGATCTAAATTTGCTACTGGTGGAGTG GATGGACATCTACGGATTTTCGAGTGGCCAAGTATGCGCGTCATTTTAGATGAACCAAAAGCCCACAAATCATTCAATGACATGGATTTTAG CCTGGACTCGGAGTTTTTAGCTTCAACATCTACTGATGGTTCAGCAAGAATTTGGAAAACAGATGACGGTGTTCCAATAACCTCCTTGACCCGCAATTCT GATGAGAAGTTTGAATTATGTCGTTTTTCCAAGGATGGTACAAAGCCATTTTTGTTTTGCACTGTTCAAAAGG GCTTTAAAGCTCTGACTTCTGTCTGGGACATAAGTAACTGGACTAAAATTGGTCACAAGAGACTGCTGAGAAAACCTGCATCCGTAATGTCTATCAGTTTGGATGGGAAATATCTTGCACA GGGGAGCAAAGATGGGGATGTCTGCGTAATTGATGTGAAAAAGATGGAAATTTGCCATTGGAGTAAGAGGCTTCACTCGGGCTCTTCAATTGCATCACTGGATTTCTGCCCCAGTGAAAG GGTTGTGCTGACGACTTCTTCAGAATGGGGAGCTATAGTGACTAAGCTTTCCGTTCCCGCCGATTGGAAAG ACTGGCAGATTTATTTAGTACTTCTGGGACTCTTTTTGGCTTCAGCAGTTGCATTTTACATTTTCTTCGAAAAGTCTGATTTGTTTTGGAATTTTCCACTTGGGAAGGATCAAACTACAAGGCCGAAGATCAACACAATTTTGGGCGATCCACAATCTGAAGATTGGGGAGCCTTTGGACCGTTAGATATTATCTAA
- the LOC141697286 gene encoding hypothetical protein At1g04090-like, with product MITTRSKSSGICHFHGFMYDQEIQDLPISTVFRFPNPTPTWPTGNGFGSGIIDLEGLQVCQINSFRKIWATYEGGVDNVGATFFEPSSVPDGFFMLGCYSQPNNRPLSGWILVGQDENSGNPSEKGALLQPIDYTLVWSSESMQIKQDGYGYIWLPVPPDGYKAVGHIVTTSKVKPSLDKIRCVRSDLTDESEFDDWIWGQDTETSEDGFNVYGLRPKIRGPKAQGVCVGTFILQNNTTSSSSTLSLACLKNNNFTTLSYAPNIEHVKTLLQSYSPKIYLHPDETYHPCSVNWFFDNGALLYIEGDELSPVRVEPNGLNLPQGGSNDDEYWLDLPIDPAAKERVKKGDLQGSEAYIHIKPMLGATFTDLAIWIFYSFNGPATAKLGLVDVPLGRIGEHVGDWEHLTLRISNFNGVLDRVFFSEHSGGTWIDSSLLEYDNGTNKPVAYSSLNGHALYHKPGLVLQGNELAGIRNDTSKSDNVMDVGERYSIVSDDTRDEVVEPAWLNYNRKWGPKITYELGKELEKIEEQLPGELKTMFHSLVNLIPNEVFEEDGPTGPKMKNNWRGDEV from the exons ATGATAACTACAAGATCCAAATCCTCTGGAATATGCCATTTTCATGGTTTCAT GTATGACCAGGAAATTCAAGATTTGCCAATCAGCACTGTTTTCAGGTTTCCAAATCCAACTCCCACTTGGCCAACAG GTAATGGCTTTGGAAGTGGAATCATTGACTTAGAAGGGCTACAGGTATGTCAAATAAATTCGTTTCGAAAAATTTGGGCAACTTATGAAGGGGGAGTGGATAATGTTGGTGCAACGTTCTTCGAGCCCAGTTCAGTGCCAGATGGATTTTTCATGCTTGGTTGCTATAGCCAACCCAACAACCGTCCACTTTCCGGATGGATTCTTGTTGGACAAGATGAAAACTCCGGCAATCCTTCGGAGAAAGGAGCTTTGTTACAGCCAATCGATTATACTTTAGTTTGGAGTAGTGAGTCCATGCAGATAAAGCAAGATGGTTATGGGTATATTTGGTTACCAGTACCACCCGATGGTTACAAAGCTGTTGGTCACATTGTTACAACATCAAAAGTAAAGCCTTCTTTGGATAAAATCCGATGTGTTCGATCCGATCTCACGGATGAATCCGAGTTTGATGATTGGATTTGGGGACAAGATACAGAGACTAGTGAAGATGGATTCAATGTCTATGGATTAAGACCTAAAATTAGAGGTCCAAAAGCACAAGGTGTTTGTGTAGGTACATTTATACTTCAAAACAACACTACTAGTTCTAGTTCTACTTTATCCTTGGCTTGCTTGAAAAACAATAACTTTACCACCTTATCTTATGCGCCTAACATAGAGCATGTTAAGACATTGCTACAGAGTTACTCTCCGAAAATTTACCTTCACCCTGATGAAACTTACCACCCATGTTCTGTAAATTGGTTTTTTGACAATGGGGCACTATTATATATAGAGGGAGATGAGTTGAGTCCTGTCCGGGTTGAACCGAATGGTTTGAACCTGCCACAAGGTGGTTCGAATGATGACGAGTATTGGCTAGACCTTCCTATTGATCCTGCAGCCAAGGAGAGAGTAAAGAAAGGAGATTTGCAAGGTTCAGAGGCTTACATTCACATCAAGCCAATGCTAGGAGCCACATTTACCGATTTAGCGATATGGATTTTTTATTCGTTTAACGGACCAGCAACTGCTAAACTCGGACTGGTTGATGTTCCATTAGGTCGAATAGGTGAACATGTTGGCGACTGGGAACATTTGACATTACGAATCAGTAATTTTAATGGAGTTTTAGACCGTGTTTTCTTCTCAGAACATAGTGGCGGGACATGGATTGATTCGTCATTGCTTGAATATGACAATGGTACTAACAAGCCTGTGGCATATTCGTCTTTGAATGGCCATGCATTGTATCATAAACCAGGATTAGTGTTACAAGGAAATGAGTTGGCTGGAATAAGAAACGACACTTCAAAAAGTGATAATGTTATGGATGTAGGAGAAAGGTATTCAATTGTTTCAGATGATACGAGGGATGAAGTTGTCGAACCAGCATGGTTGAACTACAATAGAAAATGGGGACCAAAGATCACGTATGAACTCGGGAAGGAGCTCGAAAAAATTGAAGAACAATTACCAGGGGAGCTAAAAACTATGTTTCACAGCTTAGTGAATCTAATACCAAATGAAGTGTTCGAGGAAGATGGTCCTACTGGCCCCAAGATGAAAAATAATTGGAGAGGGGATGAAGtttaa